In the genome of Telluria beijingensis, one region contains:
- a CDS encoding DUF2271 domain-containing protein yields MKLSHSLALTLPLASGWATGADLSVKFDVPQLNVAEYHKPYVAIWIENADQSIASNLAVLYDVKMKEKGGEKWVKDLRTWWRKAGRDATLPIDGVSGATKAPGTHTMKFAGAKYGIDKLPAGDYTLVVEAAREAGGREVVKVPFSWAGKGKLAANAAGKEELGAIALQIQ; encoded by the coding sequence ATGAAACTGTCCCACTCGCTCGCCCTTACGCTGCCGCTCGCATCCGGCTGGGCCACGGGCGCCGACCTGTCCGTGAAATTCGACGTGCCGCAGCTGAACGTGGCTGAATACCACAAGCCCTATGTCGCGATCTGGATCGAGAATGCCGATCAAAGCATCGCCTCCAACCTGGCCGTGCTGTACGACGTCAAGATGAAAGAAAAGGGCGGCGAGAAATGGGTCAAGGACTTGCGCACCTGGTGGCGCAAGGCGGGCCGCGACGCGACGTTGCCGATCGACGGCGTCAGCGGCGCCACCAAGGCGCCCGGCACCCACACCATGAAGTTCGCCGGCGCCAAGTACGGCATCGATAAACTCCCGGCCGGCGATTACACGCTGGTGGTCGAAGCGGCGCGCGAAGCGGGCGGGCGCGAAGTGGTCAAGGTGCCGTTCAGCTGGGCGGGCAAGGGCAAGCTGGCGGCGAACGCCGCTGGCAAGGAAGAGCTGGGCGCCATCGCGCTGCAGATCCAATAA
- a CDS encoding PepSY-associated TM helix domain-containing protein, with the protein MYLKQLHQWHWISSAICLMAMLLFSFTGLTLNNATLIEAKPVVTRMKATLPEPLRVQLEAYAADHVDAEVPLPSEIADWTNGAFPVDVRGKRAEWTEEDAYVALPRPGGDAWLRIAVDGSAEFEQTDRGWISWLNDMHKGRNTGAVWNWFIDIFAVACVVFCITGFLILKYHAAKRPSTWPVIGFGIVLPIVLALLFVH; encoded by the coding sequence ATGTACCTCAAGCAGTTGCATCAATGGCATTGGATCAGCTCGGCCATCTGCCTGATGGCCATGCTGCTGTTCAGCTTTACCGGCCTGACCCTCAACAACGCCACCCTGATCGAGGCCAAGCCGGTCGTCACGCGCATGAAAGCCACGCTGCCCGAGCCGCTGCGCGTCCAGTTGGAGGCCTACGCCGCGGACCACGTCGACGCCGAGGTGCCGCTGCCGAGCGAGATCGCCGACTGGACCAATGGCGCCTTCCCGGTCGACGTGCGCGGCAAGCGCGCCGAATGGACCGAAGAAGACGCCTACGTCGCCCTGCCCCGCCCCGGCGGCGATGCCTGGCTGCGCATCGCGGTCGACGGCAGCGCCGAATTCGAACAGACCGACCGCGGCTGGATCTCGTGGCTCAACGATATGCACAAGGGCCGCAACACGGGCGCGGTGTGGAACTGGTTCATCGACATCTTTGCCGTGGCCTGCGTGGTGTTCTGCATCACCGGCTTCCTGATCCTGAAGTACCACGCGGCCAAGCGGCCGTCGACCTGGCCCGTCATCGGTTTCGGCATCGTGCTGCCGATCGTGCTGGCCCTCCTGTTTGTCCACTGA
- a CDS encoding 2-oxoglutarate dehydrogenase E1 component has protein sequence MMQQYNANSYLFGGNAPYVEELYEAYLDNPTSVPENWRAYFDQMQHVPAVDGSNRPDVVHSSVVASFAERAKQGPIRTVVASADSELGRKRVAVTQITAAYRYLGSRWANLDPLQRQERPPLPELDPAFYGFTESDLDTVFNISNTYFGQETAPLRDILNMLRDTYTRSIGAEFMYISDPTEKRWLQERLESIRSTPTFSAEKKKHILERLTAAEGLERYLHTKYVGAKRFSLEGGESFIASMDEVIQRAGEKGIQEIVIGMAHRGRLNVLVNTLGKSPADLFEEFEGKHADDLPAGDVKYHQGFSSDISTPGGPVHLSLAFNPSHLEIVNPVVEGSVKARMQRRGDKKGKEVLPILVHGDAAFAGQGVVMETLNLAQTRGYGTGGTVHIVINNQIGFTTSDPRDARSTLYCSDVVKMIEAPVLHVNADDPEAVVLASQIALDYRAEFGKDVVVDIICYRKLGHNEQDTPALTQPLMYKKIAKHPGTRKLYAEKLAAQGTIEADGGDKLVAAYRDAMDAGKHTVDPVLTNFKGKYAVDWAPFLNKKWTDAADTAVPITELKRLAERITKVPENFKPHSLVDKVLADRAAMGRGEMNLDWGMGEHLGFASLLASGYAIRLSGQDAGRGTFVHRHAVLHDQNRERWDQGIYLPLANVSDNQADFTVIDSVLSEEAVLGFEYGFSTAEPNTLTIWEAQFGDFVNGAQVVIDQFIASGEVKWGRASGLVMMLPHGYEGQGPEHSSARIERFLQLCADNNMQVVQPTTAAQIFHLLRRQMVRQFRKPLVIFTPKSLLRNKDAGSPLTDLAKGGFQTVIGECDDKIDAAKVKRVLVCSGKVYYDLVNTRKARSAGDTAIIRIEQMYPFPHKSFAAELKKFPNATEVVWVQDEPQNQGPWFQIQHNIFEGMEDGQRLSYAGRAASASPAVGYADKHVAQQKELLETAFSKLKGFILTK, from the coding sequence ATGATGCAACAATATAACGCCAACTCCTACCTGTTCGGCGGCAATGCCCCGTACGTGGAAGAGTTGTACGAGGCCTATCTGGACAACCCGACGTCGGTGCCCGAAAACTGGCGCGCCTACTTCGACCAGATGCAGCACGTGCCGGCAGTCGACGGCTCGAACCGCCCCGACGTGGTCCATTCGTCGGTCGTCGCCTCGTTCGCGGAACGCGCCAAGCAGGGCCCGATCCGTACCGTCGTCGCTTCCGCCGACTCCGAACTGGGCCGCAAGCGCGTCGCCGTCACCCAGATCACCGCCGCCTACCGCTACCTCGGTTCGCGCTGGGCCAACCTGGACCCGCTGCAGCGCCAGGAACGTCCGCCACTGCCGGAACTCGACCCCGCCTTCTACGGCTTCACCGAGTCCGACCTCGACACCGTCTTCAATATCAGCAACACCTATTTTGGCCAGGAAACCGCGCCGCTGCGCGACATCCTGAACATGTTGCGTGATACCTATACCCGTTCGATCGGCGCCGAGTTCATGTACATCAGCGACCCGACCGAAAAGCGCTGGCTGCAGGAACGCCTGGAATCGATCCGCTCGACCCCGACCTTCAGCGCCGAGAAGAAAAAGCACATCCTCGAGCGCCTGACCGCGGCCGAAGGCCTGGAACGCTACCTGCACACCAAGTACGTCGGCGCCAAGCGCTTCTCGCTGGAAGGCGGCGAATCGTTCATCGCCTCGATGGACGAAGTGATCCAGCGCGCCGGTGAAAAAGGCATCCAGGAAATCGTGATCGGCATGGCCCACCGCGGCCGCCTGAACGTCCTGGTCAATACCCTGGGCAAGAGCCCAGCCGACCTGTTCGAAGAATTCGAAGGCAAGCACGCCGACGACCTGCCGGCTGGCGACGTCAAATACCACCAGGGCTTCTCGAGCGATATCTCGACCCCGGGCGGCCCGGTCCACCTGTCGCTGGCATTCAACCCGTCCCACCTCGAGATCGTCAATCCGGTCGTCGAAGGCTCGGTCAAGGCGCGCATGCAGCGCCGCGGCGACAAGAAGGGCAAGGAAGTGCTGCCGATCCTGGTGCACGGCGATGCTGCGTTCGCCGGCCAGGGCGTGGTCATGGAAACCCTGAACCTGGCGCAGACCCGCGGCTACGGCACCGGCGGTACCGTCCACATCGTCATCAACAACCAGATCGGCTTCACCACGTCGGATCCGCGCGATGCGCGCTCGACCCTGTACTGCTCGGACGTCGTCAAGATGATCGAAGCACCGGTGCTGCACGTGAACGCGGACGATCCTGAAGCCGTCGTGCTGGCCAGCCAGATCGCGCTCGACTACCGCGCCGAGTTCGGCAAGGACGTCGTGGTCGACATCATCTGCTACCGCAAGCTCGGCCACAACGAGCAGGATACGCCAGCGCTGACCCAGCCGCTGATGTACAAGAAGATCGCCAAGCACCCGGGCACCCGCAAGCTGTACGCCGAGAAGCTGGCCGCGCAGGGCACCATCGAGGCCGATGGCGGCGACAAGCTGGTCGCGGCCTACCGCGACGCCATGGACGCCGGCAAGCACACGGTCGACCCTGTGCTGACCAACTTCAAGGGCAAGTACGCCGTCGACTGGGCGCCGTTCCTGAACAAGAAGTGGACCGACGCCGCCGACACCGCGGTGCCGATCACCGAACTGAAGCGCCTGGCCGAACGCATCACCAAGGTGCCGGAGAACTTCAAGCCGCACTCGCTGGTCGACAAAGTGCTGGCCGACCGCGCCGCCATGGGCCGCGGCGAGATGAACCTCGACTGGGGCATGGGCGAACACCTGGGCTTCGCGTCGCTGCTGGCCTCGGGTTACGCGATCCGCCTGTCGGGCCAGGACGCCGGCCGCGGCACCTTCGTGCACCGCCACGCCGTGCTGCACGACCAGAACCGCGAGCGCTGGGACCAGGGCATCTACCTGCCGCTGGCAAATGTCTCGGACAATCAAGCCGACTTCACCGTGATCGACTCGGTGCTGTCCGAAGAAGCGGTGCTGGGCTTCGAGTACGGTTTCTCGACCGCCGAGCCGAACACCCTGACGATCTGGGAAGCCCAGTTCGGCGACTTCGTCAACGGCGCGCAAGTGGTCATCGACCAGTTCATCGCCTCGGGCGAAGTGAAGTGGGGCCGCGCCTCGGGCCTGGTCATGATGCTGCCGCACGGCTACGAAGGTCAGGGTCCGGAACACTCGTCGGCCCGTATCGAGCGCTTCCTGCAACTGTGCGCCGACAACAATATGCAAGTGGTGCAGCCGACCACCGCGGCCCAGATCTTCCACCTGCTGCGCCGCCAGATGGTGCGCCAGTTCCGCAAGCCGCTCGTGATCTTCACGCCGAAGTCGCTGCTGCGTAACAAGGATGCCGGTTCGCCGCTGACCGACCTGGCCAAGGGCGGTTTCCAGACCGTCATCGGCGAATGCGACGACAAGATCGACGCCGCCAAGGTCAAGCGCGTGCTGGTCTGCTCGGGCAAGGTCTACTATGACCTGGTCAACACCCGCAAGGCGCGCAGCGCCGGCGATACGGCCATCATCCGTATCGAGCAGATGTACCCGTTCCCGCACAAGTCGTTCGCGGCCGAACTGAAAAAGTTCCCGAACGCGACCGAAGTGGTGTGGGTGCAGGACGAGCCGCAGAACCAGGGCCCGTGGTTCCAGATCCAGCACAACATCTTCGAAGGCATGGAAGATGGCCAGCGCCTGTCCTACGCTGGCCGCGCCGCGTCGGCTTCGCCGGCAGTCGGTTATGCGGACAAGCACGTCGCACAGCAAAAAGAACTGCTGGAGACCGCGTTCTCGAAGCTCAAGGGTTTCATCCTGACTAAGTAA
- the odhB gene encoding 2-oxoglutarate dehydrogenase complex dihydrolipoyllysine-residue succinyltransferase: MAQIEVKVPVLSESVAEATLLSWHKKVGESVSRDENMIDIETDKVVLELPAPGAGVIVQLLKADGATVVAGEVIAIIDTEASAQTSPIAVKAIPSAAPNAPIEAAPAAAPAADQSKAGVAMPAAAKILAENNLSASNVEGSGRDGRVTKGDALAAAANKPAAAPAAAPKAALQQVAAPAPANLGDRPEERVPMSRLRARIAERLLQSQSTNAILTTFNEVNMAPVMDLRAKYKDKFEKEHGVKLGFMSFFVKAAVAALKKYPILNASVDGNDIIYHGYFDIGIAVGSPRGLVVPILRNADQMSIAEIEKKIGEFGQKAKEGKLTLDDLSGGTFSISNGGTFGSMLSTPIINPPQSAILGVHATKDRAVVENGQIVIRPMNYLAMSYDHRIIDGREAVLGLVAMKDALEDPARLLLDL; the protein is encoded by the coding sequence ATGGCACAAATCGAAGTCAAGGTCCCCGTCCTGTCGGAATCCGTCGCTGAAGCGACCCTGCTGTCGTGGCACAAGAAAGTCGGCGAGTCCGTCTCGCGCGACGAAAACATGATCGACATCGAGACCGACAAGGTGGTCCTGGAACTGCCGGCCCCAGGCGCCGGCGTGATCGTGCAACTGCTGAAGGCCGACGGCGCGACTGTCGTCGCCGGCGAAGTCATCGCGATCATCGATACCGAAGCCTCGGCGCAGACCAGCCCGATCGCGGTCAAGGCCATCCCGTCGGCAGCGCCGAACGCACCGATCGAAGCCGCGCCGGCCGCTGCCCCTGCAGCAGACCAGTCGAAAGCTGGTGTCGCCATGCCGGCCGCCGCCAAGATCCTGGCCGAGAACAACCTGTCGGCGTCGAACGTCGAAGGTTCGGGCCGCGATGGCCGCGTGACCAAGGGCGACGCCCTGGCCGCCGCTGCCAACAAACCAGCCGCCGCACCTGCCGCAGCGCCGAAAGCAGCCCTGCAGCAAGTCGCTGCTCCTGCGCCAGCCAACCTGGGCGACCGTCCAGAGGAACGCGTGCCGATGAGCCGCCTGCGCGCCCGTATCGCCGAGCGCCTGCTGCAATCGCAGTCGACCAACGCCATCCTGACCACCTTCAACGAAGTGAACATGGCTCCGGTCATGGACCTGCGCGCCAAGTACAAGGACAAGTTCGAGAAAGAACACGGCGTCAAGCTGGGCTTCATGTCCTTCTTCGTCAAGGCCGCCGTCGCCGCGCTGAAGAAATACCCGATCCTGAACGCCTCGGTCGACGGCAACGACATCATCTATCACGGCTACTTCGACATCGGCATCGCCGTCGGTTCGCCACGTGGCCTGGTGGTGCCGATCCTGCGCAACGCCGACCAGATGTCGATCGCCGAAATCGAGAAGAAGATCGGTGAGTTCGGCCAGAAAGCCAAGGAAGGCAAGCTGACCCTGGACGACCTGTCGGGCGGCACCTTCTCGATCTCGAACGGCGGCACCTTCGGCTCGATGCTGTCGACCCCGATCATCAACCCGCCGCAGTCGGCGATCCTGGGCGTGCACGCGACCAAGGACCGCGCCGTCGTCGAGAACGGCCAGATCGTCATCCGTCCGATGAACTACCTGGCGATGTCGTACGACCACCGCATCATCGACGGCCGCGAAGCCGTGCTGGGCCTGGTCGCGATGAAGGACGCGCTGGAAGATCCGGCCCGCCTGCTGCTGGACCTGTAA
- a CDS encoding PspC domain-containing protein → MLSDEIKRLHELHQAGALSDAEYEQAKARILSGASTVSLSKEPSFKESTSSERISFDQHRDDLLSGLRRSRVDRWLGGVCGGLARTYGLESWVWRLIFALFVLTFGFGVVIYLLLWVFIPEE, encoded by the coding sequence ATGCTGTCAGACGAAATCAAGCGGCTGCACGAGCTGCACCAGGCCGGCGCGCTGTCGGATGCCGAATACGAGCAGGCCAAGGCGCGCATCCTGTCGGGTGCCTCGACCGTGAGCCTGAGCAAGGAGCCATCCTTCAAGGAGTCCACCTCCTCGGAGCGGATTTCCTTCGACCAGCACCGCGACGACCTGCTGAGCGGCCTGCGCCGATCGCGGGTCGACCGCTGGCTGGGCGGCGTGTGCGGCGGCCTGGCGCGCACCTACGGTCTTGAATCGTGGGTGTGGCGCCTGATCTTCGCGCTGTTCGTGCTGACCTTCGGCTTCGGCGTCGTGATTTACCTGCTGCTGTGGGTATTCATTCCGGAAGAATAA
- the lpdA gene encoding dihydrolipoyl dehydrogenase has protein sequence MSDKQFDVVVIGGGPGGYIAAIRAAQLGFKTACIDEWSNAAGKPAPGGTCTNVGCIPSKALLQSSEHFEHAGHAFADHGIKVSGLELDLPTMLKRKDTIVKQNNDGILFLFKKNKVTFFHGRGAFAGKAEGDAGYTIAVSGPTTDTLTAKNVIVATGSNARQLPGAEFDEKLILSNAGALAIEAVPGKLGVIGAGVIGLEMGSVWRRVGADVTVLEGLPTFLGAVDEQIAKEAHKLFTKQGLKINLGCKIGAITKGANDVTVEYADSTGAEQKVTFDRLIVSIGRVPNTNGLGIDTVGLQLDERGFVVVDDECRTSLPGVWAVGDVVRGPMLAHKAEEEGVAVAERIAGQHGHVNFNTIPWVIYTSPEIAWVGKTEQQLKAEGVQYKAGTFPFMANGRARALGDTSGMVKFLADATTDEILGVHIVGPMASELISEAVVAMEFKASSEDIARICHAHPSLSEATKEAALAVDKRSLNF, from the coding sequence ATGAGCGATAAACAATTTGACGTCGTCGTGATCGGCGGCGGTCCTGGCGGTTACATCGCCGCCATCCGCGCGGCCCAGCTGGGCTTCAAGACTGCCTGCATCGACGAGTGGAGCAATGCCGCCGGCAAGCCTGCCCCGGGCGGCACCTGCACCAACGTCGGCTGCATCCCGTCGAAAGCGCTGCTGCAATCGTCGGAACACTTCGAGCACGCCGGCCACGCCTTCGCCGACCACGGCATCAAGGTGTCGGGCCTGGAGCTCGACCTGCCGACCATGCTCAAGCGCAAGGACACCATCGTCAAGCAGAACAACGACGGCATCCTGTTCCTGTTCAAGAAGAACAAGGTCACCTTCTTCCACGGCCGCGGCGCCTTCGCCGGCAAGGCCGAGGGCGACGCCGGCTACACCATCGCCGTGAGCGGCCCGACCACCGATACCCTGACTGCGAAGAACGTGATCGTCGCGACCGGTTCGAACGCACGCCAGCTGCCGGGCGCCGAGTTCGACGAGAAACTGATCCTGTCGAACGCCGGTGCACTGGCGATCGAAGCCGTCCCAGGCAAGCTGGGCGTGATCGGCGCCGGCGTCATCGGCCTGGAAATGGGCAGCGTGTGGCGCCGTGTCGGCGCTGACGTCACCGTGCTGGAAGGCCTGCCGACCTTCCTCGGCGCGGTCGACGAGCAGATCGCCAAGGAAGCGCACAAGCTGTTCACGAAGCAGGGCCTGAAGATCAACCTGGGCTGCAAGATCGGCGCGATCACCAAGGGCGCGAATGACGTCACCGTGGAATACGCGGATTCGACCGGCGCCGAGCAGAAGGTCACCTTCGACCGCCTGATCGTCTCGATCGGCCGCGTGCCGAATACCAACGGCCTCGGCATCGACACCGTCGGCCTGCAGCTCGACGAGCGCGGCTTCGTGGTGGTCGACGACGAATGCCGCACCAGCCTGCCGGGCGTGTGGGCAGTGGGCGACGTCGTGCGCGGCCCGATGCTGGCGCACAAGGCCGAAGAAGAGGGCGTGGCGGTTGCCGAGCGCATCGCCGGCCAGCACGGCCACGTCAACTTCAACACCATCCCCTGGGTCATCTACACCTCGCCGGAGATCGCGTGGGTCGGCAAGACCGAGCAGCAACTGAAGGCCGAAGGCGTGCAGTACAAGGCCGGCACCTTCCCGTTCATGGCCAACGGCCGTGCGCGCGCGCTGGGCGACACCTCGGGCATGGTCAAGTTCCTGGCCGATGCCACGACCGATGAAATCCTGGGCGTGCACATCGTCGGCCCGATGGCCTCGGAGCTGATCTCGGAAGCCGTGGTCGCGATGGAGTTCAAGGCCTCGTCGGAAGACATCGCCCGCATCTGCCACGCGCACCCGTCGCTGTCGGAAGCGACCAAGGAAGCCGCGCTGGCGGTGGACAAGCGTTCGCTGAACTTCTAA
- the zapE gene encoding cell division protein ZapE, whose product MNVQEYYQHALTERGFRSDPAQQMAVDRLQQAYDDWVHYKAQRSSAFKRLINRPDVPKGVYMWGGVGRGKSFLMDSFYLVVPVVRKTRLHFHEFMRAVHGQLDELKGVADPLDEVAKRIAKKYRLICFDEFHVSDIADAMILYNLLKALFDNGVSFVMTSNYEPSTLYPDGLHRDRMLPTIALLQQKLDVLNVDAGNDYRKRALEQVEAYYMPLDAASDKALREAYAKVADTADETPIVHIEKREIRALRKAGGVIWFDFATLCGGPRSQNDYLELASQFHTVVLSGIPAMSAAQSSEARRFTWLIDVFYDHKVKLIMSAAVEPEELYTTGQLANEFHRTVSRIIEMQSREYLLAERRGAADAIA is encoded by the coding sequence ATGAACGTCCAAGAGTATTACCAACACGCGCTGACCGAGCGCGGCTTCAGGTCCGATCCGGCGCAACAGATGGCGGTCGACCGCCTGCAACAGGCGTACGACGACTGGGTCCACTACAAGGCCCAGCGGTCGTCCGCTTTCAAACGCCTGATCAACCGTCCCGACGTGCCGAAAGGCGTGTACATGTGGGGCGGGGTAGGGCGCGGCAAATCCTTCCTGATGGATTCGTTCTACCTGGTGGTGCCGGTGGTGCGCAAGACGCGCCTGCACTTCCACGAATTCATGCGCGCCGTGCACGGCCAACTGGACGAGCTGAAAGGCGTGGCCGATCCGCTCGACGAAGTGGCCAAGCGCATCGCCAAGAAATACCGCCTGATCTGCTTCGACGAATTCCACGTCTCGGACATCGCCGACGCGATGATCCTGTACAACCTGCTCAAGGCCCTGTTCGACAATGGTGTGAGCTTCGTGATGACCTCGAACTACGAGCCGTCGACGCTGTACCCGGACGGCCTGCACCGCGACCGCATGCTGCCCACCATCGCGCTGCTGCAGCAAAAGCTCGATGTGCTGAATGTCGACGCCGGCAACGACTACCGCAAGCGCGCGCTGGAGCAGGTCGAGGCTTATTACATGCCGCTCGACGCGGCGTCCGACAAGGCGCTGCGCGAGGCCTATGCCAAGGTGGCCGATACCGCCGACGAAACGCCGATCGTGCATATCGAGAAGCGCGAGATCCGCGCGCTGCGCAAGGCAGGCGGCGTGATCTGGTTCGACTTCGCCACCCTGTGCGGCGGCCCGCGTTCGCAGAACGATTACCTGGAACTGGCCAGCCAGTTCCATACCGTGGTCCTGTCCGGCATCCCGGCGATGTCGGCGGCCCAGTCGTCCGAGGCGCGCCGCTTCACCTGGCTGATCGACGTATTCTATGACCACAAGGTCAAGCTGATCATGTCGGCCGCGGTCGAGCCCGAAGAGTTGTACACCACGGGCCAGCTGGCGAACGAATTCCACCGGACCGTATCGCGTATCATCGAGATGCAGTCGCGCGAGTACCTGCTCGCCGAACGGCGCGGCGCGGCCGACGCCATTGCATGA
- a CDS encoding PP2C family protein-serine/threonine phosphatase has translation MTSYKIEAGTAQHIGNRPQQNDRAALFTGARAPGYMLAVLSDGVASAAGADQVLHTARQVFDTFKPGERPTIERLEQLLHEMISEAHTVIKMNAVAGQTEIHASFVGLVISPHGEAVWAHVGDSRLYRFEHGKCAVRTGDAAYVEHLVASDRLPPDAARNHRRSKLLLNLLGNSRKEPFVTTGSHTGLAAGDGFLLCSDGLWHFFTDAELAAVTARATPRQASEMLINKAAERSQGKGGNCTMAIVKLVKPAQDGSFAGPRSSLD, from the coding sequence ATGACTTCATACAAGATCGAAGCGGGAACCGCGCAACACATCGGCAATCGCCCCCAGCAGAACGACCGCGCCGCCCTGTTCACCGGCGCCCGCGCGCCGGGCTATATGCTGGCGGTGCTGTCGGACGGGGTCGCCAGCGCGGCCGGCGCCGACCAGGTGCTGCACACGGCGCGCCAGGTCTTCGATACCTTCAAGCCCGGCGAGCGGCCCACCATCGAGCGCCTGGAGCAATTACTCCACGAAATGATCAGCGAAGCCCACACGGTGATCAAGATGAATGCCGTGGCCGGCCAGACCGAGATCCACGCCAGCTTCGTCGGCCTCGTGATCAGCCCGCACGGCGAAGCGGTCTGGGCCCACGTCGGCGATTCGCGCCTCTACCGCTTCGAGCATGGCAAGTGCGCAGTGCGCACCGGCGATGCAGCCTATGTCGAACACCTGGTCGCCAGCGACCGCCTGCCGCCCGACGCAGCGCGTAATCACCGCCGCTCCAAGCTCTTGCTCAACCTATTGGGCAATAGCCGCAAGGAGCCGTTCGTCACCACCGGCAGCCATACCGGCCTGGCGGCGGGTGACGGTTTCCTGCTCTGCTCGGACGGTCTGTGGCATTTCTTCACCGACGCCGAACTGGCCGCCGTGACCGCCAGGGCCACGCCGCGCCAGGCGTCCGAAATGCTCATCAACAAGGCCGCCGAACGCTCGCAGGGCAAGGGTGGCAATTGCACCATGGCGATCGTCAAACTGGTCAAGCCGGCGCAGGATGGATCGTTCGCCGGCCCGAGGTCGTCGCTGGATTGA
- a CDS encoding YdcH family protein, with the protein MTDVQDIQRRIIELDVEHRDLDAVISLLTADGHADQLQLRRLKKRKLQLKDHITLLKMQLVPDIPA; encoded by the coding sequence ATGACCGACGTCCAGGACATCCAGCGCCGTATTATCGAACTCGATGTGGAGCACCGCGACCTCGATGCCGTGATCTCCCTGTTGACGGCGGACGGTCATGCCGACCAGTTACAACTGCGCCGCCTCAAGAAGCGCAAGCTGCAGCTCAAAGATCATATTACGCTGCTGAAGATGCAGCTGGTACCCGATATCCCCGCCTGA